A window of Microbacterium luteolum contains these coding sequences:
- a CDS encoding Wzz/FepE/Etk N-terminal domain-containing protein, which yields MDEDQGSTATLGFEQYVFVLKRQWRVILAATVLGGIAAAGYLVVAQQTVTATTTINLNVITTEPFSAQKAASGLLDDATETAIARSHVVASRASDLLDGAMKASEIRAASTVTTSSGAAVVTVDFDADNAAEAIKGADAVASAYLSFRSDQADERIDVMVTSLTERIDALNTTLGEANQALVSADVTSAAYAQATTQRQQILTELDGLLSQRNGLQSVDTTGGIVLSAAEDNELGFAPGRTVTLLTGIAAGLVLGLIAAFIWNPFDRRLRNAREMSRALRAPVFATVDARREDVPARGAAADSLRVTRERLLVDIYLGTTVLVIDATHRTETSPTAVNLAVVTAQAGHEVQVIVPEGTDEFREHLRAALALDDEDAGTATSSTIPSLRVFSATDEGDEYQGDLLLTEQTYAAIENAGSDEITFLVLSSGAHPASILAGLRVAQSVVVVTRERDTTTAEIRWIREEADGIDTRILGAIAERGLPRAQRKESGISWPFPARSERTATLRHEARNPVAADS from the coding sequence ATGGACGAGGATCAGGGAAGCACGGCGACGCTCGGATTCGAGCAGTACGTTTTCGTGCTCAAGCGACAGTGGCGGGTGATCCTCGCCGCGACGGTGCTCGGGGGCATCGCGGCAGCGGGATACCTCGTGGTCGCGCAGCAGACGGTCACAGCCACCACCACGATCAACCTCAATGTGATCACGACCGAGCCGTTCAGCGCGCAGAAGGCCGCGTCCGGTCTGCTCGACGATGCGACCGAGACGGCCATCGCCCGATCGCACGTCGTCGCGTCGCGGGCGTCGGACCTGCTCGACGGTGCGATGAAGGCGAGTGAGATCCGCGCCGCGTCCACGGTGACGACCTCGTCCGGCGCTGCCGTCGTGACGGTCGACTTCGACGCGGACAACGCCGCCGAGGCGATCAAGGGCGCGGATGCCGTCGCCTCCGCCTACCTCTCCTTCCGCAGCGATCAGGCCGATGAGCGCATCGATGTCATGGTCACGAGCCTCACCGAGCGCATCGACGCGCTCAACACGACTCTCGGCGAGGCCAACCAGGCGCTCGTCAGCGCCGATGTGACCAGCGCCGCCTATGCGCAGGCGACGACGCAGCGTCAGCAGATCCTCACCGAGCTCGACGGACTGCTCTCGCAGCGCAACGGGCTGCAGAGCGTCGACACGACCGGCGGCATCGTCCTCTCGGCCGCCGAGGACAACGAGCTCGGCTTCGCCCCTGGGCGCACGGTGACGCTGCTCACGGGCATAGCCGCAGGACTCGTCCTCGGGCTCATCGCGGCGTTCATCTGGAATCCGTTCGATCGCCGGCTGCGCAACGCCAGGGAGATGTCACGGGCTCTCCGCGCCCCGGTGTTCGCGACGGTCGATGCGCGGCGTGAAGACGTGCCGGCGCGCGGTGCCGCGGCGGATTCGCTGCGCGTCACCCGCGAGCGTCTTCTCGTCGACATCTATCTGGGAACGACGGTCCTGGTCATCGACGCGACGCACCGCACGGAGACATCGCCCACCGCCGTCAACCTCGCCGTCGTGACCGCGCAGGCAGGACACGAGGTGCAGGTCATCGTCCCGGAGGGAACGGACGAGTTCCGGGAGCACCTCCGCGCCGCGCTCGCGCTGGACGACGAGGACGCCGGCACGGCGACCTCGTCGACGATCCCCTCCCTGCGCGTGTTCTCGGCGACCGACGAGGGCGACGAGTACCAGGGAGACCTGCTTCTCACCGAACAGACGTACGCGGCGATCGAGAACGCCGGCAGCGACGAGATCACGTTCCTCGTGCTCTCGTCCGGCGCGCATCCCGCCAGCATCCTCGCCGGTCTTCGCGTCGCGCAGTCCGTCGTGGTGGTCACCCGCGAGCGGGACACGACGACCGCCGAGATCCGCTGGATCAGGGAAGAGGCCGACGGGATCGACACGCGGATCCTCGGCGCGATCGCGGAGCGCGGTCTGCCGCGCGCGCAGCGCAAGGAATCGGGCATCTCCTGGCCGTTCCCGGCACGCAGCGAGCGTACGGCGACCCTGCGCCATGAGGCGCGCAATCCGGTGGCAGCGGACTCCTGA
- a CDS encoding serine acetyltransferase, whose amino-acid sequence MTALTPRQQYRAAWAADRRANASYPKSKFILRWFRSAHRWRAERGPLARIVFLVVGGSYKLVTEGFMGIELPASTEVGPGLRLRHGVGIVVNPASRIGANVMIRQGVTLGNRKLPDDCPTIEDDVEIGVGAVIIGSVTVGTGARIGPNAVVFRDVPPGAIVASPASEIRT is encoded by the coding sequence ATGACCGCGCTGACTCCTCGCCAGCAGTACCGTGCCGCGTGGGCGGCTGATCGTCGGGCGAACGCCTCCTACCCGAAGAGTAAATTTATTCTTCGCTGGTTCCGCAGCGCCCACCGGTGGCGCGCTGAACGAGGCCCCCTCGCTCGAATCGTCTTCCTCGTGGTCGGCGGATCGTACAAGCTCGTCACCGAGGGGTTCATGGGGATCGAACTGCCCGCGAGCACCGAGGTGGGCCCTGGACTCCGCCTTCGCCACGGCGTCGGAATCGTGGTGAATCCGGCCAGCAGAATCGGCGCGAACGTCATGATCCGCCAGGGAGTCACACTGGGGAACAGGAAGCTCCCGGACGACTGCCCGACGATCGAGGACGACGTCGAGATCGGTGTGGGAGCCGTCATCATCGGTTCGGTGACCGTCGGCACCGGCGCGCGGATCGGGCCGAACGCGGTCGTCTTCCGGGACGTCCCTCCCGGCGCGATCGTCGCCTCCCCGGCGAGCGAGATCCGCACCTGA
- a CDS encoding CDP-alcohol phosphatidyltransferase family protein — translation MTGVTSQSRPGFREYLADLNRAQKSGAGVPAYTRWVNRRLARGIAAASSALGLTPNAVTTISAILSAAGLALMIVVGPTWWSALLTAALLALGYVFDSADGQVARLTGTSSPAGEWLDHVVDAIRTPAIHLTVAVAVILHRPELVWVAVIALLFTVMSVGQFMSQILAEQLVRNSGGETGESNGVRKSLFLLPTDTGVLCWSFAFWMFPPAFAVVYTLLFAINLVHTAASMRRKYRKLVAR, via the coding sequence ATGACGGGAGTGACCTCACAGAGTCGACCCGGTTTCCGCGAGTACCTCGCAGATCTCAACCGCGCCCAGAAGAGCGGCGCGGGGGTGCCCGCGTACACGCGCTGGGTGAACCGTCGGCTGGCTCGTGGGATCGCTGCCGCGTCGTCGGCACTGGGACTAACCCCGAACGCGGTGACAACGATCAGCGCGATCCTCTCGGCCGCCGGGCTCGCGCTGATGATCGTCGTCGGTCCGACCTGGTGGTCGGCTCTGCTGACGGCTGCGCTCCTCGCCCTGGGCTATGTCTTCGACTCGGCCGACGGCCAGGTCGCCCGCCTCACGGGGACATCCAGCCCGGCGGGCGAGTGGCTCGACCATGTGGTCGATGCGATCCGCACGCCGGCGATCCACCTCACGGTGGCCGTCGCCGTCATCCTGCACCGCCCCGAGCTCGTCTGGGTCGCCGTCATCGCGCTGCTCTTCACCGTGATGAGCGTCGGCCAGTTCATGAGTCAGATCCTGGCCGAGCAGCTCGTCCGGAACTCCGGCGGCGAGACCGGCGAGAGCAACGGCGTTCGCAAGTCGCTCTTCCTGCTGCCGACGGATACCGGCGTGCTGTGCTGGAGCTTCGCGTTCTGGATGTTCCCGCCGGCATTCGCCGTCGTCTACACGCTCCTGTTCGCGATCAACCTCGTGCACACGGCCGCGTCGATGCGACGCAAGTACCGCAAGCTCGTCGCTCGCTGA
- a CDS encoding SIP domain-containing protein, with amino-acid sequence MSSACEHLDDPDWENIDGAVLIAGDAADAAAIARVAARLPWDATGVIILEAAARIQFRHIDVPDGVSVRWLVRGDGLRAHTKGERLASAVHAWCVEWTCTEPPAQWTVWLGPHTPPHVARMARSLLGVAN; translated from the coding sequence ATGAGCAGCGCCTGCGAGCACCTGGACGATCCCGACTGGGAGAACATCGACGGAGCCGTGCTCATCGCCGGCGATGCGGCGGATGCCGCCGCCATCGCTCGGGTCGCGGCCCGACTGCCCTGGGACGCGACGGGCGTCATCATCCTGGAGGCCGCCGCCCGCATCCAGTTCCGCCACATCGACGTGCCCGATGGCGTGTCCGTGCGGTGGCTCGTGCGCGGTGACGGACTCAGGGCGCACACCAAGGGTGAGCGACTGGCGAGCGCCGTGCACGCGTGGTGCGTCGAGTGGACATGCACGGAGCCGCCGGCGCAGTGGACCGTCTGGCTCGGCCCGCACACTCCGCCGCACGTCGCCCGGATGGCGCGGAGCCTGCTGGGCGTCGCGAACTGA
- a CDS encoding adenylyltransferase/cytidyltransferase family protein, with the protein MGTRIGYAVGAFDLFHVGHLNLLRHAKQQCDILIAGVVSDEMLREVKGIEPVIPTAERAEIVKHISFVDDVYVETTPSKMDSWRDVQFTHFFKGDDWRGTEKGLRLEREFAEVGVEVVYFPYTAHTSSSSLRRALDAITAGANVPAAAMSR; encoded by the coding sequence ATGGGGACGCGTATCGGCTATGCCGTTGGTGCTTTCGACCTGTTTCACGTCGGGCATCTCAACCTTCTTCGTCACGCCAAGCAGCAGTGCGACATTCTGATCGCCGGCGTCGTGAGCGATGAGATGCTGCGCGAGGTGAAGGGCATCGAGCCCGTCATCCCGACGGCGGAACGTGCGGAGATCGTCAAGCACATCTCGTTCGTCGACGACGTCTACGTCGAGACCACGCCGTCGAAGATGGACTCCTGGCGGGACGTGCAGTTCACGCACTTCTTCAAGGGCGACGACTGGCGCGGCACCGAGAAGGGCCTGCGCCTCGAGCGGGAGTTCGCCGAGGTCGGAGTGGAGGTCGTGTACTTCCCATACACCGCCCACACCTCGAGCTCTTCGCTCCGACGTGCGCTCGACGCGATCACGGCGGGCGCGAACGTGCCGGCCGCGGCGATGTCGCGCTGA
- a CDS encoding glycoside hydrolase family 16 protein produces MPTSRRTSLAALGAAILTFSLLSGAPALAADEDLPGWTFQEDVDLSDSSRWTLETGQSSNTSSYDIPSNVSFGGDGLTVRGAEEKRSSAAYTSGDAKGLDIKIPNYSRVEVVGSVPYGPGLWPALMWLRPLDSAHGEIDLMEVFGDDARPAATIHNEYGSTHRSLQGSVRWENLPNSDPTGVHTYVMEKTPNRIVISVDGHVMLDAGPEDVRPGFDWNAIFERPGATWYPRVTLQIGCPPLDLLCGIGLPIGGWQGGAINLQSLKIWRMAEPGEQPPVVDPPVVDPPVVEPPVVVPPVVVPPVVEPPIVEPPVVEPPVVENPVEAGTFALWPGKEVRHDYDAGAADGSEAQVAFTVPKNIGTGVMYHSLQVASSDDGRSGYRATVTLKASGSIRLTLASVTGNRTTVLEDVTVAKRGSYAPGDDVQVAISVKDGTVSAKSWVAGAEEPDWQLTAGGAKPAGDEVLLLGYLSKRAPSAVMAPWSDLGVTAP; encoded by the coding sequence ATGCCAACCTCTCGAAGAACGTCTCTTGCTGCGCTCGGCGCCGCGATTCTCACCTTCTCCCTCCTCAGCGGAGCACCTGCTCTCGCCGCTGACGAGGACCTTCCCGGATGGACTTTCCAGGAAGACGTCGACCTGTCGGACTCGAGTCGCTGGACTCTCGAGACCGGCCAGTCGTCGAACACCTCCTCGTACGACATCCCGAGCAACGTCTCGTTCGGCGGCGACGGACTGACCGTTCGAGGTGCGGAGGAGAAGCGCTCCTCCGCGGCCTACACCTCTGGTGACGCCAAGGGCCTCGACATCAAGATCCCGAACTACTCGCGGGTCGAGGTCGTGGGGTCGGTCCCCTACGGTCCCGGCCTGTGGCCCGCTCTCATGTGGCTCCGTCCGCTGGACAGCGCACACGGCGAGATCGACCTGATGGAGGTCTTCGGCGACGACGCTCGCCCGGCGGCCACCATCCACAACGAGTACGGATCCACGCACCGCAGCCTCCAGGGCTCCGTCCGGTGGGAGAACCTGCCGAACTCGGACCCGACCGGCGTGCACACCTACGTGATGGAGAAGACGCCCAACCGCATCGTCATCAGCGTCGACGGTCACGTCATGCTCGATGCCGGCCCGGAAGACGTCCGTCCCGGTTTCGACTGGAACGCGATCTTCGAGCGCCCCGGGGCCACCTGGTACCCCCGCGTGACCCTGCAGATCGGCTGCCCGCCGCTCGATCTCCTGTGCGGCATCGGTCTTCCCATCGGCGGTTGGCAGGGCGGCGCGATCAACCTGCAGAGCCTGAAGATCTGGCGCATGGCAGAGCCGGGCGAACAGCCTCCTGTCGTCGATCCTCCTGTCGTGGACCCGCCCGTCGTCGAACCGCCCGTCGTGGTCCCGCCCGTCGTGGTCCCGCCGGTCGTCGAACCGCCGATCGTCGAACCGCCGGTGGTGGAGCCGCCCGTCGTCGAGAACCCGGTCGAGGCCGGCACGTTCGCGCTCTGGCCGGGCAAGGAGGTGCGCCACGACTACGACGCCGGCGCAGCGGACGGATCGGAAGCGCAAGTCGCGTTCACCGTGCCGAAGAACATCGGGACCGGTGTGATGTACCACTCGCTGCAGGTCGCGTCCTCCGATGACGGACGCAGCGGCTACCGCGCCACGGTCACGCTCAAGGCCTCCGGCAGCATCCGGTTGACCCTGGCCAGCGTGACCGGCAACAGGACCACCGTCCTCGAGGACGTGACCGTCGCCAAGCGTGGCAGCTACGCCCCCGGTGACGACGTCCAGGTCGCGATCAGCGTCAAGGACGGCACGGTTTCCGCCAAGTCGTGGGTGGCCGGCGCGGAAGAGCCGGACTGGCAGCTGACCGCCGGCGGAGCGAAGCCCGCCGGCGACGAGGTGCTCCTCCTCGGCTACCTCTCCAAGCGGGCACCGAGCGCCGTCATGGCACCGTGGTCCGACCTCGGCGTGACTGCTCCCTAG
- a CDS encoding glycosyltransferase family 2 protein: MPRLSVIVPAYNAAGTIASALRSTARALPRDAEIVVLDDGSTDGTAEAARKTGDARIRVLSRPNRGVAATLTDLLDATDSEVVARMDADDLVLPGRFRRQLRALDDGADAVFTTVVTWGSGLPGVPRPTGIDAEDFGLHLLLTNPVAHSTLVARRSAVVDAGGYRRLPTEDYDLWLRMAERGARIRRLALPGLAYRVHPGQVTASEKWRRSSWENAEIAESYSTLAERLLGAPATRITSLSIDESLSAKEKLAEVDRFSALFRRALDGHRPSAQRALRRKLAERRAWLAARVKDATVATR, from the coding sequence ATGCCCCGCCTCTCGGTGATCGTCCCGGCCTACAACGCCGCCGGCACTATCGCCTCCGCCCTGCGTTCGACGGCGAGGGCGCTGCCCCGCGACGCCGAGATCGTCGTCCTCGACGACGGCAGCACGGACGGCACCGCCGAGGCGGCCCGGAAGACCGGCGACGCCCGGATCCGTGTGCTCTCCCGCCCGAACCGCGGGGTCGCCGCAACTCTCACCGACCTGCTCGACGCGACGGACAGCGAGGTCGTCGCTCGCATGGACGCCGATGATCTCGTCCTGCCCGGCCGATTCCGTCGGCAGCTCAGGGCGCTCGATGACGGCGCCGACGCCGTCTTCACCACGGTCGTGACGTGGGGCTCCGGCCTGCCCGGTGTGCCACGGCCCACGGGGATCGATGCCGAGGACTTCGGCCTGCACCTGCTGCTGACGAACCCGGTCGCCCACTCCACTCTCGTCGCCCGGCGCTCAGCCGTCGTCGACGCCGGGGGCTACCGCCGACTGCCCACCGAGGACTACGACCTCTGGCTCCGAATGGCCGAGCGAGGAGCCCGGATCCGACGGCTCGCACTCCCGGGGCTCGCCTATCGCGTGCACCCGGGGCAGGTGACGGCATCCGAGAAATGGCGACGCTCGTCGTGGGAGAACGCGGAGATCGCGGAGTCGTACTCGACTCTCGCCGAGCGTCTTCTCGGCGCCCCCGCCACCCGCATCACCTCCCTCTCCATCGATGAGTCCTTGAGCGCGAAGGAGAAGCTCGCCGAGGTGGACCGCTTCTCCGCCCTGTTCCGGCGCGCCCTCGACGGACATCGGCCTTCGGCGCAGCGCGCCCTGCGCCGCAAGCTCGCGGAACGGCGGGCCTGGCTCGCTGCACGGGTCAAAGACGCGACGGTGGCGACGCGATGA
- a CDS encoding O-antigen ligase family protein, translating to MRTDLAVVGATPPSTVARAALPRWPFTAMLALFPLWWALGVAEMAWIPLAGCMVVLMVRRGAIQVPRGFAIWLLFMVLMGASVIGIDTSGRLIGFVYRALLYATITVVFVYVYNAKETLTLRYVLGLMTLFWLWAVLGGFAGVAAPEFAFRTPLSYILPQGLQANELISEMVVRRLTQFNPDSWLALDPRPSAPFLYTNGWGNVYSVTLPMVVAYMTLIRRGKTFWLLLLAIPLSLIPAFLTLNRGMFIGLAVAAAYLFLRFAMAGRLRQVLLLTVIGVVAAVAAIALDVGSKLTDRVETSSSTEDRANLYEETFVRTLQSPLFGYGAPRPSFTDGAPSAGTQGHLWMVMFSHGFPALICFVGALVWMYFATIRGRSTAMLVLHTVQLVILVEVFFYGVLPNGLILTFPVAALAMRELRASRASRTSLSPPPSNR from the coding sequence GTGCGTACGGATCTCGCCGTCGTCGGTGCGACGCCCCCGTCGACTGTCGCCCGCGCCGCCCTGCCCCGGTGGCCGTTCACGGCGATGCTCGCGCTGTTCCCTCTCTGGTGGGCCCTCGGGGTCGCCGAGATGGCCTGGATCCCGCTGGCCGGATGCATGGTCGTGCTCATGGTCAGGCGCGGTGCCATCCAGGTCCCCCGCGGATTCGCGATCTGGCTGCTTTTCATGGTCCTCATGGGCGCATCGGTCATCGGCATCGACACGTCGGGCCGCCTCATCGGGTTCGTCTACCGGGCGCTGCTCTACGCGACCATCACCGTCGTCTTCGTCTATGTGTACAACGCGAAGGAGACGCTCACCCTGCGCTACGTGCTCGGGCTGATGACGCTCTTCTGGCTGTGGGCCGTACTCGGCGGTTTCGCGGGCGTCGCGGCACCCGAGTTCGCCTTCCGCACACCGCTGTCGTACATCCTGCCGCAGGGTCTCCAGGCGAACGAGCTCATCAGCGAGATGGTCGTTCGACGGCTGACGCAGTTCAACCCCGACAGCTGGCTCGCGCTCGATCCGCGACCCTCCGCGCCGTTCCTCTATACGAACGGCTGGGGCAACGTCTACTCCGTGACCCTCCCGATGGTGGTCGCGTACATGACTCTCATCCGCCGGGGCAAGACCTTCTGGCTGCTGCTCCTGGCCATCCCGCTGTCGCTCATCCCGGCCTTCCTCACCCTCAACCGCGGCATGTTCATCGGCCTCGCGGTGGCCGCCGCCTACCTCTTCCTCCGCTTCGCGATGGCCGGCCGACTCCGACAGGTGCTCCTGCTCACGGTCATCGGCGTGGTGGCGGCGGTGGCCGCGATCGCCCTCGACGTCGGCAGCAAGCTCACCGACCGCGTCGAGACGAGCTCGTCGACGGAGGATCGAGCGAACCTCTACGAGGAGACATTCGTCCGCACGCTGCAGTCACCGCTCTTCGGATACGGGGCGCCCCGCCCGTCCTTCACGGACGGAGCTCCCTCCGCCGGGACGCAGGGGCACCTGTGGATGGTGATGTTCTCGCATGGCTTCCCCGCGCTGATCTGCTTCGTCGGCGCCCTGGTCTGGATGTACTTCGCCACCATCCGCGGCCGCAGCACCGCGATGCTGGTGCTGCACACCGTGCAGCTCGTGATCCTCGTCGAGGTGTTCTTCTACGGCGTGCTGCCCAACGGACTGATCCTCACCTTCCCGGTGGCCGCGCTCGCCATGAGGGAGCTCCGGGCGTCGCGGGCGTCGAGAACGTCATTGTCGCCACCCCCGTCGAACCGCTAG
- a CDS encoding glutaredoxin domain-containing protein — protein sequence MTSPASDTLTMFGAEWCSDCRRTKKQLDELGVAYTYVDLEADPSAADVAKEISGRMNIPVVLYPDSSHHVEPSNADVESKLRELALI from the coding sequence ATGACTTCTCCCGCTTCTGACACCCTCACGATGTTCGGCGCCGAATGGTGCAGCGACTGCCGCCGCACCAAGAAGCAGCTCGATGAACTGGGCGTCGCCTACACCTACGTCGACCTCGAGGCCGACCCCTCGGCGGCAGACGTCGCCAAGGAGATCTCCGGGCGCATGAACATCCCCGTCGTGCTGTACCCCGACTCCTCGCACCACGTCGAGCCGTCGAACGCCGACGTCGAGTCGAAGCTGCGCGAACTCGCACTGATCTGA
- a CDS encoding glycosyltransferase → MEPAHRVEMGEHVGAAVTVIVPTFNERDNVAELVARTAEALAGRDAEILFVDDSTDDTAAEIARVAADAPIPVRVIHREENSGGLGGAVVVGLLAAASDVCIVMDGDLQHPPELLPVLLDRYAEGDADVVAASRYIGGGDTSGLGTAVRFGVSRSATWLTRAMFPIRLARSTDPMTGFFLVDRSRLDLPSLRPRGFKILLEILARTDLRIAEMPMEFAERRHGSSKASLRQGATFLAHLARLRFGKMSLFALIGAIGAVANLAIMWALTAAGVPYIWAAIIGAEVTIIGNFLLQERFVFADMRTDARALGIRFASSFAFNNVEAALRIPVMALMVESWHISSVLATALSLIVAFFARFLFHSLVVYAPQRRRKTDAAASEPKPDTAAQRVIRAIDAEAMRPGEL, encoded by the coding sequence ATGGAGCCCGCACATCGGGTGGAGATGGGGGAGCACGTGGGGGCAGCGGTCACGGTCATCGTGCCGACGTTCAATGAACGCGACAACGTCGCGGAGCTCGTCGCGCGCACCGCCGAAGCGCTCGCCGGACGCGACGCCGAGATCCTGTTCGTCGACGACAGCACCGACGACACGGCGGCAGAGATCGCCAGGGTCGCGGCGGATGCGCCGATCCCCGTACGGGTGATCCACCGTGAGGAGAACAGCGGCGGCCTCGGCGGAGCGGTCGTGGTCGGGCTCTTGGCCGCGGCATCCGACGTCTGCATCGTGATGGATGGGGACCTGCAGCATCCGCCGGAGCTGCTCCCGGTCCTCCTCGATCGATATGCGGAAGGTGACGCCGACGTCGTCGCCGCGTCCCGCTACATCGGCGGCGGAGACACCAGCGGACTCGGCACCGCCGTGCGGTTCGGCGTCTCGCGCAGCGCGACCTGGCTGACGCGGGCGATGTTCCCGATCAGGCTGGCGCGCAGCACCGACCCGATGACGGGGTTCTTCCTCGTCGACCGGAGCCGGCTCGACCTTCCCTCCCTCCGGCCCCGGGGGTTCAAGATCCTGCTGGAGATCCTCGCGCGCACCGATCTGCGCATCGCGGAGATGCCCATGGAGTTCGCCGAGCGGCGCCACGGCAGCTCCAAGGCCAGCCTGCGCCAGGGGGCGACGTTCCTCGCCCACCTCGCGCGGCTGCGCTTCGGCAAGATGTCGCTGTTCGCCCTGATCGGCGCGATCGGCGCCGTGGCGAACCTCGCGATCATGTGGGCTCTGACAGCGGCGGGCGTCCCCTACATCTGGGCGGCGATCATCGGGGCCGAGGTGACGATCATCGGCAACTTCCTCCTGCAGGAGCGGTTCGTGTTCGCCGACATGCGCACGGACGCCCGTGCACTCGGCATCCGCTTCGCCAGCTCGTTCGCGTTCAACAACGTCGAAGCCGCGCTGCGGATACCCGTGATGGCTCTCATGGTGGAGAGCTGGCATATCTCGAGCGTGCTGGCGACGGCGCTCTCGCTGATCGTGGCCTTCTTCGCGCGGTTCCTCTTCCACTCGCTCGTCGTCTACGCACCGCAGCGACGCCGAAAGACCGACGCGGCGGCATCCGAGCCGAAGCCGGATACCGCCGCGCAGCGCGTGATACGCGCGATCGACGCCGAAGCGATGAGGCCCGGCGAACTCTAG
- a CDS encoding glycosyltransferase family 2 protein, whose translation MVQPIVSVVMATRDRPQLLRRAVASVFAQEHVHPIEVVLVYDGTEIDELTDLDRGPHTLRAVNNARTPGLAGARNTGILEASAPLIAFCDDDDEWKPGKLSAQLPLFQDSDVVLAATGIEIHSAGGTHERLSPASVDLEDLLRSRITELHPSSFVIRAEVLKGALGLVDEELPASYGEDYDLLLRAAKVGRVRAVPEALTIIHWDRTSYFSEKWQGIADGLSYLLAKHPEFTRSGEGQARIEGQIAFAHGALGDRPKARSWARRAIGHDARQPRAYLAMLVGMGVVSGERVVSALNKRGRGM comes from the coding sequence ATGGTGCAACCGATCGTTAGCGTCGTCATGGCGACGCGAGACCGTCCGCAGCTGCTTCGTCGCGCTGTGGCTTCCGTCTTCGCACAGGAGCACGTCCACCCGATCGAGGTGGTGCTCGTCTACGACGGCACCGAGATCGACGAGCTGACGGACCTCGACCGCGGTCCGCACACGCTGCGTGCCGTCAACAATGCGCGAACGCCCGGCCTCGCCGGCGCCCGGAATACTGGCATTCTGGAGGCGAGCGCGCCCCTCATCGCCTTCTGCGACGATGACGACGAGTGGAAGCCGGGCAAGCTCAGCGCGCAGCTGCCGCTCTTCCAGGACTCCGATGTTGTGCTCGCTGCCACCGGTATCGAGATCCACTCGGCCGGCGGCACGCACGAGCGCCTCTCTCCGGCATCCGTGGATCTCGAGGACCTGCTGCGTTCGCGCATCACCGAGCTGCACCCGTCGTCGTTCGTCATCCGCGCCGAGGTGCTGAAGGGCGCTCTGGGACTGGTCGACGAGGAGCTTCCGGCCTCGTACGGCGAGGACTACGACCTGCTCCTGCGCGCCGCCAAGGTCGGTCGCGTGCGGGCGGTCCCCGAAGCACTCACGATCATCCACTGGGATCGCACCTCCTACTTCAGCGAGAAGTGGCAGGGGATCGCCGACGGCCTGAGCTACCTGCTCGCCAAGCACCCCGAGTTCACCCGGAGCGGCGAGGGCCAGGCCCGCATCGAGGGCCAGATCGCCTTCGCGCACGGCGCCCTGGGCGATCGTCCGAAGGCGCGCTCCTGGGCGCGGCGTGCGATCGGTCACGATGCCCGCCAGCCGCGCGCGTACCTGGCGATGCTCGTCGGCATGGGAGTCGTCTCAGGAGAGCGGGTCGTCTCCGCGCTCAACAAGCGCGGACGGGGCATGTAG